A window of Fusarium musae strain F31 chromosome 1, whole genome shotgun sequence genomic DNA:
CAAGATGCCAAGTCATGGCCGATTCCCGCGTCTTCTCCTGTGAGCTTGGAGATAAATGTACTTTTTCCAACACCAGTAATACCCATCACAAGGATGACAGCGTCTCCAGCAGAAAGCGAACTGGTTCTTGTTAGATGTGAGGATCACCACCGAGGTCGCTAACTTACCGTGCCGCAAGCGAAAAGTCGTGATTCATACTGCAGGAAatatgatgagaagatctGCGTTGAGTCGTTATCATTTGCCCTTGCGCGGCAACATTTAAACATAAGGGCAGGCCCAGGAGAACCGCGCCTTATTTCTCTTTCAGTAGCCAAAGGAAACAAAGGGGTAAGCGCACAGCCTAAAAGCAACTCCTGTCTGGGCACAGCGTTTAGCATCGGGAGCTGATACAAAGGTTGGGGGCCAGAGGCATAACTTTCAACCTCAAAATAGACATCCATCCATAGCAACTGGTCGATGGTTCCCAAGAACAGGCGCTTCACCTTGtgttattaatagcttaactGGAGAATTGACTTATTCTGGAATGCAACACCGTAATGGTTGCTCAGCTGGAGGTCCTTGTGTAAGATAGCAGGGTTCTCTAAAATCAGGCTGAGAAATCGCTGCTTTGAATGGGTCGATTAGCTCTGTATTGCTGACCTAATGAAACATCAATGGAGGTAAGCGCCCGAAGAGGCAGAAGCCTTTGCAGTAGTATCTAAAATTAGAAGTTTGGCGCGAGCCTTGTCTGCAATGTTATGATTATTCACTCCAACTCGTAGTATATAAAGCTCGCTCCTCGCTCATTCTATACGTATGTGATTAGTTTAATATCATCCCAAGTAAAGCAACACTGGTGAATTCTTTTATCTCTTCACTCGTTTCAACATGGTTCAAGCTCATTATCGTGATGCGGAGATGTTCATGAATGCTCCAGCCTCGGCTGAGGCATTTCAGCAAACGTTTCAGGCCCCATTCAAGCCCAGCTCATCTGATGTTTTCATCGCCCTGATGGGAATGACAGGTGCTGGCAAGAGCACCTTTATTTCGCATTGTACGGAAGAGGAAGTCCGTATCAGTGAGCCGGGTGCTCTCGAGTCCTGTAAGTCTATAGTCTACAGTTGACCACGGTTTCTTGATCTAATAAAGAATTAGGTACACAGGAGGTTCGGGTTCATAAGTGTAAACAGTTCAGTCCGTTTGCCAATGTATATCTTGTGGATACACCTGGCTTTGACGACACTACTCGCAAAGACACCGATATCCTCAAAGAAATTGCAGGTTGGTTGACCGAAACATACCAACAGAAGATCAAATTACGAGGCATCCTTTATCTGCACCGCATTTCCGACAACCGCATGGGAGGTTGTGCACACAAGAATCTCGTCATGTTTAAGCGTCTTTGCGGCCCTGAAGGCATTAAGAATGTGACATTTGTCACAACTCACTGGGAGAAAGTCACTCAGGACGAAGGCGAAAGGCGCGAGTCGACTCTTCAGTCAACTAAAGAGTTCTGGGGTTATTTTGTGGACAAAGGCGCCGCTGTTCGCCGGCACGAAAATACTCAAGATTCTGCCCTGTACATTGTGGAGCAGTTTGTGCCAGGCTGGTCGGCCAGAGCACCAGATGAGGTTAAACTTGCCATCCAGTCAGAGATGGTCGACTCTGGAAAAGACCTGAACAATACAGCAGCCGGTCAGGAACTGCAGGATACACTCTCAAAGGAAcgagagaagatgaagcaagAAATGGATGCGCGAGATCAAGAAATGAGGGAGGCTCTCAAGGCTCGTGACAAAGAGATGTTCGAATTTCTTCGCGAGGAGCAGGAAAACCAGAGAGTTGAGTTAAGACGTAGGAGCAGAGAAATGGACGAGCTCAAAGTCAGCATGGAAAAGATGCACGCAGAGAGGGTTGGAAAACTTGAGGCTCGgcttcagcaacaacatgAAGAAAACAAGGCGTACCGTGAGAGCGCCCAGCAAAGGGACAAGGAACACGCTGCAGAGATGGAGCGGTTACAAGCTAAGCATTCTTCTGAAAAAAACCGTCAGGACTATATGTTACAGAGTCTCAAGTCTCAGATCAACGAGCTGAAACGGCGATCGCCTCAGCCGCAAAGCACTCCGCCTCCATTTCCGAACAGTCATGGCCAACAGTACAATGGGTACAACAACCCCTACGATACACGAAGAAATGTCCATACGCAACAACCTAGGGAGGATAATTTCCTGAAGCATCGTGGAAACTACCGCTCTAACTGTTTGACGTGCGGGAAGTACTTTCACAATCGCGATAAGCTCTTTCTTCACCTTGAAGCCCAACAACATGCTCGGGATATAAAGACAGGGCGACCTGAGGGAAGCCCATACCGGTACTAGCCCCAGTACTAATTAGCACGTAGCCTTTATACTAGGTCCCTAAACCCTATATTAGAAAAGaatagaaaaataaaagacttaattttaaGGGCTATATGggactatataacttaaaaaacaTTTATCATAAATTAGtagactttatattatatagaagtccttttattatatttacatttagtttaattaaaggtaaatcaAAAATACTCTAAAAAACATTAAATTTAATCTAGATCATTTTAAGCTTGGCCAGATCGTGCCATTTATATCTCAGGGGTGTTTTGATATTCAAGCCCATTCGCCTTACGAACGGCACCATAAATTGCACTGATAACAGCCTGATGTCCCGGCGACTTCTCCATTGCCATTTGGAGATACATAAGACCAGTCTGAGCATTCTTCAGCTCCATGTTTGCTCTCTGACCCAGTCCCAAAAGTTGCTTGATATCCTTCATCGCATTGTCGGCTGAAGCGTAGGGCTCATCTCTTGTCCAATACTCACCACTGACCATTCGACTTGAATAAACTGAGCAGATCCCGCCGTACATGAGGTCAGCAAACTTTTTGACCATCGCTGGACTGATGCCTGATTTCTCGGCCAGCGTCAATGATTCAGCAATTTGTGTGATGGCGTTGAGAGCGAACGCATTGCCGATGAGCTTGAATTTCGCCGCGTTACTGTGCGGCTCGTCTTCGAAAGAGATCTCATCACGTCATATTACATCTTTGATATAAGGACGCATCTTCTCGATTGATGACTTGGCGCCAGCAGTTGCGAAGACAAGGGCGTCACTGTTGGCCATCTGTGGCGGACCAAAGACTATCCCTAATGTTGACAAAAGAAGTATTACCAACTTGTTATCAACTAGAATGAGATACCTGGGCTGCTGACAAACTCTGCGCCGTGATCAATCATCATATTTGCGATCTTGTCAACCAATTCAGGCGAGATAGTTGAACACTCAACGAAGAGTTTGCCGACCACGTCATCTTCTTTGACCATCGATTCGTACACAGTCTCTACAGCAGAGTCTGAACTCAAGCAGGAGAAAACAATGTCTGCCGAGCCGACACCCTCATTCAATGAGGCACGTCTTGGTATTCTCGGAGCCGACAGCCTCTGCATCCCAAATATCTAGCCCATCTCAAACAATAAGGCAGCTATTGTAACTAGCCCATTCTAGATAAAAGTACGACAGAAGGCGCGGTGAGATGATCTGGCCCGGCGCTTCCGGTAGGTCCGGCTACCGTTATCTGGAGTGTAACGAGGGAATTTTGTGAAATTGAGCAAGCATCGGCGAGTTAAGTAACATTATAAGTCTCACGATGCAGAAGTAGCTCTTTGTGAGATGTTCCATGTCCCGCCGGACGCTTCTCATTGGCTAGCTCGATGATTATACCACTTCAGTCGTGCGATTACATCAGCCTATCAGTGTGCTTCTGTGCCACTCTCGGACTCGGACTCGGACTCGATAAAGCCAAATGACGTCAACGATCGCACTTGGTATCTGGTCTCACAAATGTCACGATGCATCATTGACTCTAATCATGtgtgtatatatatatcctgtGTCCACATCGTTAAGTCTGCTAATAACTCTTCCTTCACACTCTACTTCGAAAGATCTacatcatggccaagattGTCCGCATCACACTCCTGTTGCGAAAGCGCGACGACGTTACATATGAACAGTTCCACAAGTAGTTGAGTCCCCGACTTCCGGTTATCGCTACAATGGAACAATCACTGACTCGTTTTGGATCCAGCTGGTCGGAAGAGCATCCAAAGATATGGCTATCTGTCCCCATCGTCCAGCAGAATCTTGTCAAGTACTCACAGTTTCACgctgatgagaagcttgacctCTCGGGGACCATTATGCCACCCGTTGCGCCGTTCGATGGTGCTGCTACCATGTGGGCCAAGAGCCTCGAGGACCTTCATGCTGTAAGGGCCCGACCAATGCATTCAAGCTTTTAGCAGTACTGATGAGTCGACATAAAGATCTTTAGTGATCCTGTGTATAACCGGATCGTTGTCCCGGACGAGGAGAAGTTCCTTAAGCGCGCCGAAGCCGTTCCAATTATTGGTTGGGATGAGGTCAAGTTTGTGAAGGAAGGTTTGTCTGAAGGTACAGAGTAGGCCCTTGTAGGCTCTGTCTATCTAGCTCGCATCGAAAAGTACTCGTGCCACAGTATTTACATTGCCTCGTTGATCGAAGTGTCAATCGCTGTACCGACAATAAACTAATATCTATATGGTAATATAACCTCCAAGCCGTGTGTCATGGCGTCGCTTAGGGACCTGAGAACAAGAGAAAAAACCATGGACATGACGAGTACGCCACGCATAGTCATATGTGGGTCAGGCAACATAAATTCCATCCCTATCCGTAAGGTATCTTTTATTCGCAAATCATATAGTCGGGAGGGCTCACGAGTATACATCTAGAAAAGATGATAAGGTCTCCAgtataaactataaagtatCAAATGATCAATTAAAATTATCTATAGAAGTGAAAACACCCTAGGTCCTCCTACTTGTACAGCATAAGTCCATTACTCATGCACTCATTTCCATCCGTCTGAAAACAATTCCCCAAGCACTTTTAGGAGCTAATTGCCTAGTAGAGACCGAACATGGCCAGGGCGACGACAGCCATAGCAGTGGAGAAACCAACCTGCTTGGCAGCACCGTTGACGATGACAGTTGAGGGGGGAGGAGTAGATGTAGCCTTCAGATAT
This region includes:
- a CDS encoding hypothetical protein (EggNog:ENOG41); the protein is MAKIVRITLLLRKRDDVTYEQFHNWSEEHPKIWLSVPIVQQNLVKYSQFHADEKLDLSGTIMPPVAPFDGAATMWAKSLEDLHAIFSDPVYNRIVVPDEEKFLKRAEAVPIIGWDEVKFVKEGLSEGTE
- a CDS encoding hypothetical protein (EggNog:ENOG41); translation: MANSDALVFATAGAKSSIEKMRPYIKDISFEDEPHSNAAKFKLIGNAFALNAITQIAESLTLAEKSGISPAMVKKFADLMYGGICSVYSSRMVSGEYWTRDEPYASADNAMKDIKQLLGLGQRANMELKNAQTGLMYLQMAMEKSPGHQAVISAIYGAVRKANGLEYQNTPEI